The following coding sequences lie in one Pelecanus crispus isolate bPelCri1 chromosome 9, bPelCri1.pri, whole genome shotgun sequence genomic window:
- the SMC4 gene encoding structural maintenance of chromosomes protein 4 produces MEGEQPTEIMPSKSTKTSTAAHRKGREPLEESTSDMEVENEGDRRLGEVPPQAVSNEVLDNRSLEEILGSISPPPPPAMTNEAGAPRLMITHIVNQNFKSYAGEQTLGPFHKRFSCIIGPNGSGKSNIIDSMLFVFGYRAQKIRSKKLSVLIHNSDEHTDIQSCSVEVHFQKIIDKEGDDYEVIPNSNFCVSRTAYRDNSSVYHINGKKKTFKDVGILLRSHGIDLDHNRFLILQGEVEQIAMMKPKGQTEHDEGMLEYLEDLIGSARLKDPIQTLCRRVEILNEQRGEKLNRVKMVEKEKDALEADKNKAIEFLCLENKMFKEKNRICQYYIYDLKKRVSDMEMQKEKINEETKDVNEKSSKLADEMKAKNTALKELEKKLSKITKFVEENKEKFTQLDLQDVKVRENLKHAKSKAKKLEKQLQKDKEKVEELKNVSSSSEKTIGEATSKKELLEKTKEKEEEKFKQVMRSLKEETRGLQEEKESKEKELMEFSKAVNEARSKMDVAQSELDIYLSRHNTAVSQLNQAKEALVTTSETLKERKAAIKDIDIKLPQAEQELKKKENELEKLGREELDAKNLVRNLRQKVEEAKSSLALSRSRGKVLEALLQQKKSGNIRGLYGRLGDLGAIDEKYDVAISSSCGALDNIVVDTIDTAQACVNFLKAKGIGVATFIALDKMAVWEKKIQKIPTPENTPRLFDLVKVEDEKVRLAFYFALRDTLVANNLEAATRVAFQKDKRWRVVTLQGQIIEQSGTMTGGGGKIMKGRMGSSVVTGVSEEEVSKMESQLQKDSKRAVQYEEEKLQLEEAIRKLRQGIQEMRNTLEKYTASIQSLSEQEIHLKSQVKELEANVIAAAPDKNKQKELEKILNSYKKDYDCVAEKAAKIENEVKRLHNLIIEINNHKLKAQQDKLDKINKEIDECTSTITKAQVAIKTADRNLKKSEESILRTEKEIKDNEKEIKNLTEQMTTLEDKAAEVINDCRQAEEALPAVQEEHRGLLQEIKTIQDDEHALQKEALNIKLKIEQIDSHISAHQSKIKYWQKEISKLALHPIEDKPPEELPVLSQEELEAIKDPDVITNQIALLEAQCHEMKPNLGAIAEYRKKEELYLKRVAELDDITNERDNFRQAFEDLRKQRLNEFMAGFNVITSKLKENYQMLTLGGDAELELVDSLDPFSEGITFSVRPPKKSWKKIFNLSGGEKTLSSLALVFALHHYKPTPLYFMDEIDAALDFKNVSIVAFYIYEQTKNAQFIIISLRNNMFEIADRLIGIYKTHNTTKSVATNPKIIASKGLAELGTLGCSIAQK; encoded by the exons ATGGAAGGGGAACAGCCAACAGAGATCATGCCAAGCAAGAGCACCAAAACCTCTACAGCAGCCCATCGGAAAGGCAGAGAGCCCTTAGAGGAGTCCACCAGTGACATGGAAGTGGAAAACGAAGGTGACAGACGGCTTGGCGAAGTACCTCCACAAG CAGTCTCAAATGAGGTGCTTGATAATCGAAGTTTAGAAGAGATTTTGGGTAGCATCTCTCCTCCCCCACCTCCAGCAATGACCAATGAAGCTGGTGCTCCTCGTCTCATGATAACTCATATTGTAAACCAGAACTTCAAATCCTATGCAGGGGAGCAAACTTTGGGACCTTTTCATAAG CGTTTTTCATGTATTATTGGGCCAAATGGCAGTGGAAAATCCAATATCATTGATTCAatgctttttgtgtttgggtATCGAGCACAAAAAATCAGATCCAAAAAACTCTCTGTGCTGATCCATAATTCTGACGAACATACGGACATCCAGAGTTGTTCTGTGGAAGTCCACTTCCAAAAGATCATTGACAAG GAAGGAGATGATTACGAAGTCATTCCTAACAGCAATTTTTGTGTATCTAGAACTGCTTATAGAGATAATTCTTCTGTCTACCACatcaatggaaagaaaaagacattcaaAGATGTTGGTATTCTTCTTCGAAGCCATGGAATTGATCTGGACCATAACAGGTTCTTAATTTTACAG gGGGAAGTTGAGCAAATCGCAATGATGAAACCGAAAGGCCAGACTGAGCATGATGAAGGCATGCTTGAATACTTGGAAGACTTAATAGGATCTGCACGACTAAAAGATCCTATCCAAACTCTGTGTCGCAGAGTCGAGATTTTAAAtgaacagagaggagaaaag TTAAATAGAGTTAAAatggtggaaaaagaaaaggatgccTTGGAAGCGGACAAGAATAAAGCCATTGAATTTctttgtttggaaaacaaaatgtttaaagaaaagaatcGTATCTGTCAATACTATAT CTATGACCTAAAGAAACGAGTAAGTGATatggaaatgcagaaagaaaaaattaacgaagaaacaaaagatgttAATGAGAAGAGTAGTAAACTTGCAGATGAAATGAAAGCCAAGaatacagctttaaaagaacTTGAAAA gAAACTCAGTAAAATTACAAAGTTCgtagaggaaaataaagaaaaatttactCAGTTGGATTTGCAGGATGTTAAAGTAAGGGAAAATCTAAAACATGCCAAAAGCAAGGCTAAAAAACTGGAGAAGCAACTTcagaaggacaaagaaaag GTAGAAGAATTGAAAAATGTATCTTCCAGTAGTGAAAAAACTATTGGTGAAGCAACATCTAAGAAAGAGCTTcttgaaaagacaaaagagaaagaagaagaaaaattcaagCAGGTTATGCGTAGCCTTAAGGAAGAAACACGGGgacttcaagaagaaaaagag agcaaagagaaagagcTTATGGAGTTTAGTAAAGCAGTGAATGAAGCACGGTCAAAGATGGATGTAGCCCAGTCAGAGCTTGATATCTATCTCAGCCGTCATAATACTGCTGTGTCGCAGTTAAATCAGGCAAAGGAGGCTCTGGTGACTACTTCAGAAACCcttaaggaaaggaaagctgctATCAAAGATATAGATATAAAATTAccccaggctgaacaagaaTTAAAGAAG AAAGAGAACGAGCTTGAGAAGCTGGGAAGAGAAGAATTGGATGCGAAGAATCTTGTTCGAAATCTGCGTCAAAAAGTAGAAGAAGCCAAAAGTTCTTTAGCGCTAAGTCGCAGTCGGGGAAAAGTGCTTGAGGCTCTGCTTCAGCAGAAGAAATCTGGAAATATTCGTGGACTATATGGAAGACTG GGAGACTTGGGAGCCATCGATGAAAAGTATGATGTTGCTATTTCATCGTCTTGCGGTGCCTTAGACAACATTGTTGTTGATACAATTGATACTGCACAGGCATGTGTGAATTTCTTAAAGGCAAAAGGAATTGGAGTTGCCACATTTATAGCCCTGGACAAA ATGGCtgtatgggaaaaaaaaattcaaaaaatcCCAACTCCTGAAAATACTCCTCGGTTGTTTGATCTGGTGAAAGTAGAAGACGAGAAGGTTCGCCTGGCTTTTTACTTCGCGTTACGTGATACCCTAGTGGCTAATAACTTGGAAGCAGCTACCAGAGTAGCGTTCCAAAAAGATAAAAGATGGAGGGTGGTAACGCTGCAAGGACAAATCATTGAACAGTCAG GAACAATgactggtggtggtggtaaaATAATGAAGGGCAGAATGGGTTCCTCAGTCGTAACGGGTGTTTCAGAAGAGGAG GTCAGTAAAATGGAATCTCAACTGCAGAAGGATTCTAAAAGAGCAGTACAATATGAAGAAGAGAAATTACAACTTGAAGAAGCCATAAGAAAACTGCGCCAAGGCATTcaggaaatgagaaatacttTAGAAAAGTATACAGCAAGTATCCAG AGTTTATCTGAACAAGAAATTCATCTAAAAAGCCAAGTTAAGGAACTTGAAGCAAATGTAATTGCTGCTGCTCCGgacaaaaacaaacagaaggaattGGAAAAAATCCTTAATAGCTATAAAAAAG ATTATGATTGCGTTGCTGAGAAAGCTGCTAAAATAGAGAATGAAGTTAAACGATTACATAACCTCATAATTGAGATCAATAATCATAAACTTAAAGCACAGCAAGACAAACTTGATAAGATCAACAAAGAAATAGATGAATGTACTTCTACTATTACTAAAGCCCAAGTGGCAATCAAGACTGCGGACAG AAACctgaaaaaatctgaagagTCTATTCTTCgcacagagaaggaaattaaagataatgagaaagaaattaaaaacttgaCAGAACAGATGACTACGCTAGAAGACAAAGCTGCTGAGGTTATAAACGACTGCAGGCAAGCTGAA GAAGCGTTGCCAGCAGTTCAGGAGGAGCATCGCGGTTTACTCCAGGAGATTAAAACTATTCAAGATGATGAACATGCACTTCAAAAGGAAGCTCTTAATATTAAGCTGAAAATTGAACAAATTGACAGTCATATTTCTGCACATCAGTCAAAGATTAAATACTGGCAAAAAGAG ATATCAAAATTAGCACTGCACCCCATAGAAGATAAGCCACCTGAAGAACTTCCAGTACTAAGTCAAGAAGAGCTTGAGGCTATCAAGGATCCAGATGTTATCACGAATCAGATCGCTCTCCTGGAAGCCCAGTGTCACGAAATGAAACCCAACCTCGGTGCTATTGCAGAGTATAGGAAGAAG GAAGAGCTATACTTGAAACGTGTGGCTGAATTGGATGACATTACCAATGAGAGAGACAACTTCAGACAAGCTTTTGAAGATCTTAGAAAACAAAGGCTAAATGAATTTATGGCAGGATTTAACGTAATAACAAGcaaactgaaggaaaactaCCAGATGCTTACTTTGGGAGGGGATGCTGAATTAGAACTGGTGGACAGTCTGGATCCCTTCTCTGAGGGAATCACATTTAG tgttcgGCCTCCGAAGAAAAGTTGGAAGAAGATATTTAACTTATCGGGAGGAGAGAAGACTCTTAGCTCGCTGGCTCTCGTTTTTGCTCTTCATCATTACAAGCCAACGCCACTTTATTTTATGGATGAGATTGATGCAGCGCTTGACTTCAAAAATGTGTCTATTGTAGCGTTTTACATATAT GAGCAAACAAAAAACGCACAGTTTATCATCATCTCCCTGCGAAACAACATGTTTGAGATCGCGGACAGATTAATTGGAATTTATAAGACTCACAATACCACGAAAAGCGTGgcaacaaaccccaaaattaTTGCATCTAAAGGACTGGCTGAACTTGGCACTCTCGGGTGTAGTATAGCTCAAAAATAG